One genomic window of Nicotiana sylvestris chromosome 10, ASM39365v2, whole genome shotgun sequence includes the following:
- the LOC104216112 gene encoding enoyl-CoA hydratase 2, peroxisomal has protein sequence MAGSGSSEFDPELVISHKFPESLYTYTERDAALYALGIGACAKDAIDDKELKYVYHQDGQEFIQVLPTFAALFSLGFTSEMEQIPGLQYDPRLLLHGQQYVEIYKPLPSHGCILNKVSIAGLHDKGKAAILEIEIVSYEKESDDPLCMNRLAIYLRGAGGFSKSSQPYSYSKNPSNQSAFPKIPKSQPFAVFEECTHASQALLYRLSGDYNPLHSDPMVAGIAGFSRPILHGLCTLGYAVRAIIKCICGGEQNMIKSISGRFLLHVYPGETLITEMWLAGLRVIYQVKVKDRNRAVLSGFVDLDRLSSSL, from the exons ATGGCGGGCTCTGGAAGTTCTGAGTTCGATCCTGAACTAGTCATTTCCCACAAATTTCCTGAG AGTTTATATACTTACACTGAAAG GGATGCTGCTCTTTACGCTCTTGGCATAGGAGCATGTGCAAAGGATGCTATTGATGATAAAGAGCTTAAATATGTTTATCATCAAGATGGTCAAGAATTCATTCAG GTCTTGCCAACTTTTGCTGCTTTGTTCTCTCTCGGATTTACTTCAGAAATGGAGCAGATTCCAGGCTTGCA ATATGATCCACGTCTTCTACTGCACGGCCAACAATACGTTGAAATCTATAAGCCACTCCCTTCCCATGGCTGT ATACTAAACAAAGTGAGTATTGCTGGATTGCATGATAAAG GTAAAGCAGCCATTCTTGAAATAGAAATTGTAAGTTACGAGAAAGAATCTGATGATCCACTATGCATGAACCG GTTGGCAATTTACTTGAGGGGTGCTGGTGGGTTCTCGAAGTCATCTCAGCCTTACTCTTACTCAAAAAATCCTAGTAATCAATCTGCCTTTCCTAAAATTCCCAAAAGTCAACCTTTTGCTGTTTTTGAAGAATGTACGCATGCATCACAG GCCTTGCTGTATAGGCTATCTGGTGATTACAATCCATTGCATTCAGATCCAATGGTTGCAGGAATTGCAGG ATTTTCTCGTCCAATACTGCATGGGTTGTGCACGCTTGGATATGCAGTTAGGGCTATCATTAAATGTATTTGCGGAGGTGAACAGAACATGATCAAGAGCATATCTGGCAGATTTTTACTACATGTCTATCCAGGAGAGACTTTAATCACGGAAATGTGGTTGGCAGGGTTGAG AGTTATATATCAAGTGAAGGTTAAGGATCGTAACAGGGCCGTGCTTTCTGGATTTGTGGATCTCGATCGTTTAAGTTCATCACTGTGA